In Aspergillus luchuensis IFO 4308 DNA, chromosome 1, nearly complete sequence, the following are encoded in one genomic region:
- a CDS encoding type I iterative PKS (COG:I;~EggNog:ENOG410PVFD;~InterPro:IPR016036,IPR016035,IPR016039,IPR018201, IPR042104,IPR014030,IPR011032,IPR013968,IPR001227, IPR032821,IPR014031,IPR006162,IPR014043,IPR020806, IPR020807,IPR020843,IPR020841,IPR009081,IPR029063, IPR036736,IPR036291,IPR013217,IPR013120;~PFAM:PF16197,PF00109,PF07993,PF00550,PF13489, PF13649,PF01209,PF02801,PF00698,PF13847,PF14765,PF08659, PF01370,PF00106,PF08242,PF08241;~SMCOG1022:Beta-ketoacyl synthase;~antiSMASH:Cluster_1.14;~go_function: GO:0004315 - 3-oxoacyl-[acyl-carrier-protein] synthase activity [Evidence IEA];~go_function: GO:0016491 - oxidoreductase activity [Evidence IEA];~go_function: GO:0016740 - transferase activity [Evidence IEA];~go_function: GO:0016746 - transferase activity, transferring acyl groups [Evidence IEA];~go_function: GO:0031177 - phosphopantetheine binding [Evidence IEA];~go_process: GO:0006633 - fatty acid biosynthetic process [Evidence IEA]): MPLMLSEDSYCPSDSRSVPLAIVGFAFEFPQEATSSESFWEMIRHGRSASTDFPTDRMNIEAFYHPSKDRPSNLPVRGGNFIREDLGAFDAPFFSITPGEAACMDPQHRRMLEATYHALEDAGIPIEKCSGTNTAVYTGCFTNDYQSVLQEDFELEATHAAMGIAFSMLAHRVSWFFNFKGVSMNLDSACSSSLVALHLAAQDLAAGNSSMALVGGANIVFHPHFMKMMSSFNFLSPDSRSWSFDQQANGYARGEGIGMLVVKRLSDALRDGDCIRAVIRNTGSNQDGRTPGITQPDGSSQLDLIKRTYDQVGLDMGPTRFFEAHGTGTPVGDPIEANAIGQAFSHCRSVEDPLYIGAVKANIGHLEGASGLAGLIKTILVLEHGIIPPIAGFRTLNPRIDANQLCLKFPKEAIPWPTTGLRRACVNSFGFGGTNSTVILDDAYYYLEQHGLKGYHQTQPCYIAPSPTLQVLAAPSASETTVKVLVWSAADQTAAEKLSAAYHDTIRQCPPEELSDLAYTLISRRSRFPWRGFTVTGGQQLEAVKPVRAGDGVQLAFVFTGQGAQYLGMGKGLISVHPVFQQTVDLLDADLHALGCSWSLRSLFEGDSHLPINQPEYSQPATTCLQIALVDLLQSWGVQPAIVVGHSSGEIAAAYAAGALSRATAVKIAYHRGRLSSQLASQRTDLSMMAVGASVSDIQPYLARLDQPTAVIVGCVNSPTSITLTGSIAQLHTLQQWLEHDSIFARMLRVPMAYHSPAMNAIAAEYREAMGDLLLPDLKANPRYTTTTTPMISSVTQALVTPNVLASADYWVRNLTSPVEFCGALSSLLFAESSSTSFPITHLLEIGPHRALQGPITDTIRASAASKTATKATPPRYLSLLDRKVPASTTLLQATGHLFCAGFTPNLLLANNLPQPKLRPIPSHRLPSYPFNHSQTYWKESRLGKNFRFRTHRRHDLLGTRSLDWNPQIAQWRNIIRLREVPWLRDHTLDGQILCPGTGMLLMAVEAFRQLSPTTTPGIEIRDARFLHALRVPAETEQVETQLTLINEGSEWMRFRLFAVEGGSYVECCEGRIRGAAADHEDELETLVLPSTVTNGQSVQEWVQQVRNGCSQPSSQDIYDGSTGSSLHYGPAFQSIKQLRLGPGARAVAAIDLESWKRVMSEEDAPPYAVHPCTMDGLAQLVVPALNHEQRDTLPTMVPARASRIWMDLRKPALLHQGEILAVAQCRLRGHRGARFDVVGMSVDGDRPLLCMEGLETSFIEAAKPTAVIGESSRQRQLCTSLVWRPDVDMLDREQLREEVCRDRPSEAPNALGRFRSLQVATLGYVIEAMEYLAQHPEVSVPNYLQRYVAWMHYQRQRLQGSPEWTAAQKLAQDPDAQARLVQEVEDGCGTEGQFFMTVGRHLIAVLSGTEDPLELLFRDGMLHRYYEQMLADAYHAYPASRYLELLGFKNPELRVLEVGAGTGGQTLRSLQTLCPPDAPAQCSLYDYTDISPGFFPAAQRKLADYSPVVRFRTCDISVDPVTQGFEDGSYDLVLASHVLHATDRLDESLQHVRRLLKPGGKLLLFEFTEPNSVHIGFAFGLLKDWWSPLDHEERSAHSPCLSPIRWDERLRQNGFSGVEVEVPGQSFPECQYLSIIVSSADVPDNEQPQPQQQQQIVVRDPSIVSQCEMAHELGGQICSLAEASELDIPADAMVVVLLEMEKTLLADLSAHDWTHLHAVLLQAKNVLWITQPPAESPNQIPQHGVVEGFGRALASEDATRKFVTLALDGQVSSARATETVHHLVTEIMRNPVDAVETTYSTTHGVIHIPRVMSNDPMNEIVSQATMPRRTKQWTLEDGSKPAAAATLCIGPPGRLHELEYHEVAEHKGESVAEDEVIFDVQAFGLSPRDVLMAAGQLDAVALGSACAGIVRAAGSCTGFLPGDRVCAVGNAMAASLIRTSARAVVPIPANWSFAQAAAVPIPAWLAFYALDCVARLATDETVLVHHSVGNSVQRMAIQLAMRRSARVLATVPSESQKTNLCTALGLAETEVLVVTKDAELAPALMKLAIRGMDVIVGSVTDERMSQHLTSGGRLVDISWGEQQQQQSPLQPFAQRANTSYTRINMAELLQQRPQRAYNIFQEAMAEYPGDQPPQPHVYTAGSETEALQQADLMGGTVVTLDAGRSIPVSCITRPKSQFSADASYVIAGGLGGLGRSLARWMASRGARHLVLLSRSGARTAAAQALVKELERQGVHVATPAVDISQRESLEQALLELKLTMPPIRGCIQATVALRDNMWENMTHEDWSLSIGSKVTGSWNLHWCLPRELDFFVLLSSLSGLFGAPGQSNYAAGNAFKDSLAHYRIAQGLKAVSIDLGLMLSEGMVAESDFLRSMLQRNATLMDIAIEEMVALFDYYCDPTLPRLTHSTAQVVVGIEMPSVALAKGLDLDHSVYRPMFRHLFQMDAQRHRRHGEAEKEMAPIAMTTALDRPALLKQSASIVEATELVLEWLSGKLSQVLGIAAADVEPSKPIHMYGLDSMVSVDLRNWFNREIGATFTVFDLMSNTPLRELSRMAAERSRYRQKSSNTTTTSSSPAVTRSDEIAELVRKYTADLPVRSSRVSMGDATVSDSDRSTILLTGSTGSLGNYLLHGLLRNPQVNKVYCLNRSDDAAARQRRSFLERGLDTSLLEDSSRVQFLRASFGERQLGLEESEYNHLLVSVDTVIHNAWKVNWNHHVSSFEDPHIKGVRELINFSMASRYNAHVAFISSVNTITAWKPSGVAEERDTIPEEPMESADVVMPQGYAEAKHVGERICIEASRKCGVPTSILRVGQIAGPNSRLGMWNPHEWIPILIKTSKSMGQIPSDLGHYLVDWVAVDILATIVLEILQSRRAATAAAMATTPTSSVFHLTSPTGVSWKSLIPAIQERYPVKLVSLTEWVEELGRLQELSPEEVADKPAIKLLDFYRLLAGAKASPRMSLEQARAASQTMASLGPVSLAQMSNWLDQWNF; this comes from the coding sequence ACAGCCGAAGCTGGAGCTTTGACCAGCAGGCCAACGGCTACGCGCGTGGTGAAGGCATTGGCATGCTTGTCGTGAAGCGACTGTCTGATGCTTTGCGTGATGGCGACTGCATTCGCGCAGTTATTCGCAACACAGGCTCAAACCAGGACGGTCGAACCCCCGGTATCACGCAGCCCGACGGGTCCTCCCAACTCGATCTAATCAAGCGGACCTACGACCAGGTAGGATTGGACATGGGTCCAACGCGCTTCTTCGAGGCCCACGGTACCGGAACCCCAGTGGGGGACCCCATCGAGGCCAACGCTATCGGTCAGGCCTTCAGTCACTGCCGGTCTGTCGAGGACCCGCTGTATATCGGTGCGGTTAAGGCTAATATCGGTCATCTGGAGGGTGCCAGCGGTTTGGCCGGCCTAATCAAGACCATCCTGGTTTTGGAGCATGGCATTATCCCCCCGATTGCCGGGTTCCGCACACTGAACCCCCGCATTGATGCCAACCAGCTCTGTTTGAAGTTCCCCAAGGAAGCTATCCCCTGGCCTACTACCGGCCTGCGTCGTGCTTGCGTCAACTCATTCGGTTTCGGCGGTACCAACTCCACAGTTATCCTGGATGATGCCTACTATTATCTGGAGCAGCATGGACTCAAGGGATATCACCAAACGCAACCATGTTATATAGCACCAAGTCCCACACTGCAAGTACTAGCTGCTCCGTCAGCATCTGAGACGACCGTCAAAGTGCTTGTCTGGTCCGCTGCGGACCAAACTGCTGCGGAAAAGCTCAGCGCTGCGTATCACGACACCATCCGCCAGTGTCCTCCAGAGGAGCTGTCAGACTTGGCCTACACCTTGATTTCCCGTCGGAGCAGATTTCCTTGGAGAGGTTTTACGGTCACTGGTGGTCAGCAACTGGAGGCCGTAAAGCCCGTACGAGCAGGCGATGGAGTACAGCTAGCCTTTGTGTTCACAGGACAAGGCGCACAGTACCTGGGAATGGGGAAGGGCCTCATCTCGGTGCATCCGGTGTTCCAACAAACAGTCGACCTCTTGGATGCTGACCTTCATGCCCTCGGCTGCTCGTGGTCCCTGCGCAGCTTGTTCGAGGGCGACAGCCATCTGCCCATCAATCAGCCAGAGTACAGTCAGCCAGCAACCACCTGTCTACAGATCGCTCTGGTCGATCTGCTTCAAAGTTGGGGCGTCCAGCCTGCCATCGTTGTGGGTCACTCGTCCGGCGAAATTGCCGCAGCCTATGCAGCCGGTGCCTTGTCGCGCGCCACGGCCGTCAAGATCGCCTATCACCGTGGCCGCCTATCCTCGCAGCTGGCAAGCCAAAGAACGGATCTGTCAATGATGGCTGTCGGCGCCTCTGTCTCAGACATCCAGCCCTATCTGGCTCGTCTTGACCAGCCCACTGCAGTCATTGTGGGCTGCGTCAACAGCCCAACCAGCATCACCCTCACTGGGTCCATCGCCCAGCTGCACACTCTCCAACAATGGCTTGAGCATGACTCCATATTTGCCCGCATGCTGCGTGTCCCCATGGCCTACCACTCGCCCGCCATGAACGCTATCGCGGCCGAGTACCGCGAGGCAATGGGTGACCTCTTGCTCCCAGATCTCAAGGCAAACCCACggtatactactaccaccaccccgaTGATCTCTTCGGTAACACAAGCCCTCGTCACCCCAAACGTCCTCGCCAGCGCAGACTACTGGGTCCGAAACCTGACTTCACCCGTAGAATTCTGCGGCGCTCTCTCAAGCCTTCTGTTCGCggaatcatcatccacctccttccccatcacTCATCTTCTTGAAATCGGCCCTCACCGTGCCCTCCAAGGCCCCATCACCGACACCATTCGCgcctcagcagcctccaAAACAGCCACTAAGGCAACCCCTCCTCGctacctctccctcctggACCGCAAAGTTCCCGCCtcaaccaccctcctccaggCCACTGGCCACCTTTTCTGCGCGGGCTTCACgcccaacctcctcctcgccaacaATCTCCCCCAGCCCAAACTACggcccatcccctcccaccgTCTCCCCAGCTACCCCTTTAACCACAGCCAAACCTACTGGAAAGAAAGCCGCCTTGGCAAGAACTTCCGCTTCCGCACACACCGCCGCCACGACCTTCTCGGCACCCGTAGCCTAGACTGGAACCCGCAGATCGCGCAATGGCGCAATATCATCCGTCTGCGCGAGGTCCCCTGGCTCCGCGACCACACTCTCGACGGTCAGATTCTCTGTCCAGGAACCGGGATGCTCCTCATGGCTGTGGAAGCTTTTCGCCAGCTTAGCCCGACGACCACACCGGGTATCGAAATTCGGGACGCGCGATTTCTACATGCCTTGCGGGTGCCCGCGGAGACGGAGCAGGTCGAGACACAATTGACGCTGATTAACGAGGGATCGGAGTGGATGAGGTTCAGGCTGTTTGCGGTGGAAGGCGGGAGCTACGTGGAGTGCTGTGAAGGGAGGATCCGGGGGGCAGCAGCGGATCATGAGGATGAACTTGAAACGCTTGTGCTCCCCAGTACTGTTACCAATGGGCAATCGGTGCAGGAGTGGGTACAGCAGGTGAGGAACGGTTGCTCCCAGCCATCGTCGCAGGACATCTACGATGGCTCGACGGGCAGCTCGCTGCATTACGGCCCGGCGTTTCAGAGCATCAAGCAGCTGCGGCTGGGACCGGGTGCCAGGGCAGTGGCGGCAATTGACTTGGAGAGCTGGAAAAGGGTCATGAGTGAGGAGGACGCGCCGCCGTATGCCGTGCACCCGTGTACCATGGACGGGCTGGCGCAGTTGGTCGTGCCGGCGCTGAACCACGAACAGCGCGACACTTTGCCGACTATGGTACCAGCGCGGGCATCCCGCATCTGGATGGACCTTCGTAAGCCGGCATTGCTGCACCAGGGCGAGATCCTGGCTGTCGCACAATGCCGGCTGCGGGGCCATCGTGGCGCCAGGTTCGATGTGGTAGGCATGAGTGTGGACGGGGATCGGCCGCTGCTATGTATGGAAGGTCTGGAAACCTCCTTTATTGAGGCGGCGAAGCCAACAGCAGTGATTGGCGAATCCTCGCGACAACGCCAGCTATGCACCAGCCTGGTCTGGCGGCCTGACGTGGATATGCTTGATCGCGAGCAGCTGCGCGAAGAGGTCTGTCGCGACCGACCGTCAGAAGCTCCTAATGCGCTGGGCCGGTTTCGATCTTTGCAGGTGGCGACGCTTGGATATGTGATCGAGGCAATGGAGTACCTGGCGCAGCATCCAGAGGTGTCCGTACCTAACTATCTCCAGCGGTACGTAGCCTGGATGCACTACCAGCGGCAGCGACTTCAGGGTAGTCCCGAATGGACGGCGGCACAGAAGCTGGCGCAGGATCCGGATGCGCAGGCGCGCCTGGTGcaggaagtggaggatggcTGTGGCACAGAAGGACAATTCTTCATGACTGTGGGACGGCATTTGATTGCAGTGCTGTCGGGGACGGAGGATCCGCTGGAACTACTATTCCGTGACGGGATGTTGCACCGGTACTACGAGCAGATGCTGGCGGATGCATACCACGCTTACCCAGCGTCGCGTTACCTCGAGCTGCTGGGGTTCAAGAACCCGGAGCTGAGGGTGTTGGAAGTCGGCGCTGGCACGGGGGGTCAGACGCTACGGTCGTTGCAGACTCTTTGTCCCCCGGATGCACCGGCGCAGTGTTCACTGTACGATTATACCGACATCTCGCCAGGGTTCTTCCCCGCCGCCCAGCGGAAGCTTGCAGATTATAGCCCCGTGGTGCGCTTCCGCACGTGTGATATCTCGGTGGATCCGGTCACGCAGGGGTTCGAGGATGGGAGTTATGATTTGGTCCTAGCCTCGCATGTGTTGCATGCAACAGATCGGCTCGATGAATCGCTGCAGCATGTCCGGCGGTTGCTGAAGCCCGGAGGCAAGCTTTTGCTGTTCGAATTCACTGAACCTAACTCGGTACACATTGGCTTTGCATTTGGGCTGTTGAAGGACTGGTGGAGTCCGCTAGATCATGAGGAGCGCTCAGCTCACAGCCCCTGTCTGAGTCCGATCCGGTGGGATGAACGGCTGAGGCAGAACGGGTTCTCAGGCGTGGAGGTTGAAGTCCCCGGGCAAAGCTTTCCGGAATGCCAATATCTAAGCATCATTGTTTCTAGCGCAGACGTACCTGACAAtgagcagccgcagccacaacaacagcagcagatcGTGGTACGTGATCCATCGATTGTGTCGCAATGCGAGATGGCACATGAACTGGGCGGGCAGATCTGTTCTTTAGCCGAGGCATCAGAACTGGACATTCCCGCGGatgccatggtggtggtgctgcttgagatggagaagacattGTTGGCCGATTTGTCAGCCCACGACTGGACGCATTTGCATGCTGTCCTCTTGCAGGCCAAGAACGTGCTGTGGATCACACAGCCGCCAGCCGAGAGTCCGAATCAGATTCCCCAGCATGGAGTGGTTGAGGGATTCGGGCGCGCTCTGGCCTCGGAAGATGCCACCCGCAAGTTCGTTACCCTGGCCCTAGATGGCCAGGTCTCGTCAGCCCGTGCCACTGAGACGGTCCACCACCTTGTCACCGAGATCATGCGTAACCCGGTTGATGCTGTGGAGACTACCTACTCCACCACGCACGGTGTGATCCATATCCCCCGTGTCATGTCAAATGACCCCATGAACGAAATCGTATCCCAGGCGACCATGCCTCGTCGGACCAAACAGTGGACCCtggaggatggaagcaagcctgccgctgctgcaacCCTGTGCATCGGACCACCGGGACGTCTACATGAGCTGGAGTACCATGAAGTGGCGGAGCACAAAGGTGAATCGGTGGCAGAGGACGAGGTAATCTTCGATGTGCAGGCATTTGGACTGAGCCCGCGCGATGTCTTAATGGCAGCCGGGCAGCTGGATGCAGTGGCCTTGGGCAGCGCCTGTGCTGGTATTGTCCGTGCCGCAGGAAGCTGCACAGGGTTCCTGCCCGGCGACCGGGTGTGCGCCGTGGGCAACGCCATGGCCGCGTCGCTGATACGCACCTCAGCTCGCGCAGTGGTCCCAATCCCCGCGAATTGGAGTTTTGCACAGGCGGCCGCCGTGCCAATTCCCGCGTGGCTGGCCTTTTACGCGTTGGATTGTGTGGCGCGGCTGGCGACGGACGAAACGGTGCTTGTACATCATTCGGTTGGTAACAGCGTCCAACGCATGGCCATACAGCTAGCCATGCGCCGCAGTGCACGCGTCTTAGCCACCGTGCCCAGCGAGAGCCAGAAGACTAATTTGTGTACCGCCCTTGGGTTGGCCGAGACCGAGGTCTTAGTAGTTACCAAGGACGCAGAGCTCGCGCCAGCCCTAATGAAGCTGGCGATTCGTGGCATGGATGTCATTGTCGGCTCGGTCACAGACGAGCGTATGTCGCAGCACCTCACCTCTGGTGGCCGCTTGGTTGATATCAGCTGGGgtgagcagcaacaacaacagtcGCCGCTGCAACCTTTTGCCCAACGTGCAAATACCTCTTACACCCGCATCAACATGGCTGAGCTCCTACAGCAGCGTCCACAGCGCGCTTacaacatcttccaagaGGCAATGGCTGAGTATCCGGGCGACCAGCCGCCGCAGCCGCATGTCTATACCGCCGGTTCCGAGACGGAAGCATTGCAGCAGGCGGATCTGATGGGAGGCACCGTCGTGACGCTTGACGCTGGCCGTTCCATCCCCGTTAGTTGTATCACTCGCCCCAAATCCCAATTTTCAGCTGATGCCTCGTACGTGATCGCCGGAGGTCTTGGTGGGCTAGGACGCAGCCTTGCGCGGTGGATGGCTAGTCGCGGGGCGCGGCATCTGGTGCTGTTGTCTCGTTCGGGAGCGCGTACAGCGGCAGCGCAAGCATTGGTAAAGGAGCTCGAACGGCAAGGTGTGCACGTAGCAACGCCTGCAGTCGATATCAGTCAGCGAGAGTCGCTCGAGCAGGCGCTATTGGAGCTAAAGCTCACGATGCCGCCGATCCGGGGATGTATCCAGGCGACAGTGGCCTTGCGCGACAACATGTGGGAAAACATGACGCATGAGGACTGGTCGCTTAGCATTGGCTCCAAGGTTACCGGCTCGTGGAATCTACACTGGTGTCTACCCCGCGAGCTGGATTTCTTCGTGCTGCTATCCTCGCTGAGTGGCCTCTTCGGGGCGCCCGGTCAGTCAAATTATGCAGCTGGAAATGCGTTCAAGGACTCTCTTGCGCATTACCGCATCGCACAGGGCCTCAAAGCGGTATCCATTGACTTGGGTCTGATGCTGAGTGAGGGAATGGTTGCTGAAAGCGACTTCCTGCGGTCGATGCTGCAGCGCAATGCCACGCTGATGGATATTGCTATCGAGGAGATGGTCGCCCTCTTCGACTATTACTGCGATCCAACTCTGCCACGGCTAACCCATTCGACTGCGCAGGTCGTTGTAGGCATTGAGATGCCGTCGGTTGCTTTGGCCAAGGGCCTCGATTTGGACCATTCGGTCTACCGGCCGATGTTCCGCCACCTGTTCCAGATGGACGCGCAGCGGCACCGAAGGCATGGGGAAgcagagaaggagatggCACCGATAGCAATGACGACTGCACTTGACCGGCCCGCGCTGCTGAAACAGTCAGCATCTATTGTTGAAGCTACCGAACTGGTGCTCGAGTGGCTGTCGGGAAAGCTGAGCCAGGTGCTGGGAATAGCAGCTGCAGACGTGGAGCCAAGTAAGCCCATTCACATGTATGGGCTGGACTCGATGGTGTCGGTCGATCTACGCAACTGGTTTAACCGCGAGATTGGGGCTACATTCACTGTATTTGACTTGATGAGCAACACGCCCCTGCGTGAACTAAGTAGGATGGCCGCCGAACGAAGTCGTTATCGGcagaagagcagcaacaccaccaccacaagcaGCAGTCCAGCGGTGACACGCTCCGATGAAATCGCCGAGCTAGTACGCAAGTACACGGCGGACTTACCCGTGCGCTCGTCCAGGGTGTCGATGGGTGATGCTACTGTTTCGGATTCGGACCGGTCGACCATCCTTCTTACTGGGTCGACGGGGTCGTTGGGCAACTACCTTTTGCACGGCTTGCTGCGCAATCCCCAGGTCAATAAGGTTTACTGTCTGAACCGATCGGACGACGCTGCAGCTCGGCAACGTCGCAGTTTCTTGGAGAGGGGACTCGATACATCATTACTTGAGGACTCGAGCCGGGTACAATTTCTGAGGGCTTCGTTTGGGGAACGTCAACTGGGGCTGGAAGAATCGGAATACAACCATTTGCTAGTGTCAGTCGACACGGTCATCCATAACGCATGGAAAGTAAACTGGAACCATCACGTCTCATCTTTCGAAGATCCTCACATCAAGGGTGTTCGCGAACTCATCAACTTCAGCATGGCAAGCCGGTATAATGCGCACGTGGCGTTTATCTCCTCCGTTAATACAATCACGGCGTGGAAGCCATCTGGTGTGGCAGAGGAGCGGGATACGATTCCCGAAGAGCCTATGGAATCTGCAGATGTCGTGATGCCTCAAGGCTATGCCGAAGCTAAGCATGTCGGGGAGCGGATCTGTATCGAGGCGTCGAGAAAATGTGGCGTTCCAACTAGTATCCTGCGCGTGGGCCAAATCGCAGGTCCGAATAGCCGGCTGGGTATGTGGAATCCACACGAGTGGATTCCCATTCTGATCAAGACTTCCAAGTCAATGGGCCAGATCCCAAGCGACCTGGGTCACTATTTGGTTGACTGGGTCGCTGTGGACATCCTGGCGACGATCGTGTTGGAAATACTCCAAAGTCGCCGAGCCGCCACTGCTGCCGCCATGgctactactcctactagCAGTGTCTTCCATTTGACAAGCCCGACAGGTGTTTCTTGGAAGTCACTTATTCCGGCCATTCAAGAGAGGTATCCGGTGAAGCTAGTATCTCTCACAGAATGGGTAGAGGAGCTGGGGCGCCTGCAGGAACTCTCACCTGAAGAAGTGGCCGATAAACCAGCTATTAAGTTGTTGGACTTCTACCGCCTGCTGGCTGGCGCGAAGGCAAGTCCTAGAATGAGTCTGGAGCAAGCCAGGGCAGCCAGTCAGACCATGGCTTCTCTAGGCCCGGTGTCCCTGGCTCAGATGTCAAACTGGCTGGACCAGTGGAACTTTTGA